Genomic window (Lycium barbarum isolate Lr01 chromosome 2, ASM1917538v2, whole genome shotgun sequence):
gctttagaggatgcccattcccgaatggaaatgggaaaggattgctatggatttcgtggttggtcttccgaagactttgggcaagtttgattcgatttgggttattgtggataggttgactaaatCTGCACACTTCATTCCGGTTCAGACTACTTATAACGCGGAGAAGTTGGCCAGGATCTACATCTGAGAGATAGtgcgattgcatggggttcctatttctatcatttccgacagaggcactcagtttacttcccatttctggaggactttgcagaaggaattgggaactcagttagatcttagcaccgcgttccacccgcagacagatggtcagtccgagaggactattcaggtgcttgaggatatgttgagggcttgtgttattgattttggtggtcattgggacaaattcttacccttggcaaagtttgcgtacaacaatagctaccattccagtattgatatggcgccattcgaggctttatatggtaggaggtgtcgttctcctatttggtggtttgatgcttttgaggttcgaccttggggtacagatttgctgagggagtctttggacaaggtgaagcttattcaggaaaagcttctggcagctcagagtaggcagaaggagtatgctgaccggaaggttcgtgatatggagttcatggttggtgagcaggtcttattaaaggtttcacccatgaagggtgtgatgcgatttgggaagaagggcaagttgagcccgaggtttattggcccttttgagattcttcgtcgtgttggctaggtggcttatgagttggctttgccactAGGTTTGGTAGGTGTTCATCCGAtattccatgtttccatgctgaagaagtaccattcagacgggTCTTATATCATTCAGTGGGATTCGGTACTACTAGATCAGAATCTATCCTTCGAGGAAGAGCCAGGAgcaatcctagataggcaagtgagaaagttAAGGTCCAAGGATATTGCTTCGGTCAAGGTGCAGTGGAAGCACCGTccggttgaggaggctacttgagaGACTGAGGCGGATATGCGGAgtagatatcctcacttgttcgaCAGATCAGGTACCTCATTTTCTCCACCTttttccttgtcgctcgaggacgagcgattgtttgattggtatctgatgtaacgacccatttggtcgtttagcacttttggtCTCATTTTCGCTAAAATACACTTTCATATTTTTAAAAGGTATTTTTGACTTGCGGAGTGGGTGGCACGGCGATTTAATTAATGGGTAATtcttgaaatatatttatttaatgtgtgtgaataacTACTTATAGGAATATGAGTTGCACACATATAAGGCATAATTTAGTAAATAGATTATTTGACGGAGTATgtaaatttttttaaaagtactcaAAGTGGCCAAGTGAATAAGTCAAGTGCATCAATATTGTAATAAGCTATTGGGCGAGGCCCACCTTATATTTCTTTCGTGCGAGTGCCTTAGGGGTTATATTTAATCCTCAAATTAGTATGTGacctgaaaaaaaaaagtgtagggCAGTTCACATTAGCACTACAAACTGTGGGCAATATTGACAGGGAACGTCGTGGCCGAAAGTTAGTGCAAATTTTAATCGTTCAGAGGCTCCACGCAAAGGGAAGACATTGGTTTGATTattcgtggcacctgctcggcattgaagtaggttacggtctactttagttagactctgattagagaatcgtatgtagttgtagaaagtgacggggatagcatgataggccttcgggcatgaagtagaggtgaattccaattaggttagttttgtcagctgttatgtgggcttgtcgccaaatgtgttattttcatgattatcacttgtttgtatctccgtcacctactagttcactcatcacatgaaaaggaatggtaatattgataattgaacagtggacagtaatatgacttgtacttgttgatttatattggtgatattgttgagactgatattatgcatggcatgctttccatattattgttgtgatgattggtgaggtgagtgattgagagactccgaggtctttgccggagatggagggtgacagagagactccggggtctttgccggagatggagagtgacagagagactcagAGGTCTTTGCCGGATATTGAGAGTGATTGacagcctccgaggtttctgccggagagcacgagtggtacatggacttcgcaggtcccccatgggtcatggcttgaggcactgcccttaacatgtgtgtacgagagtggagtgagagaggtgactattgcattgcattgcattcatccactcatatatttgactgatcatctagtgaactatatctgtcttggttgatttcatgattcctttacactttacttgtctATTAgatgtgaccatacctgtttgctctatgtgctacttgttagtttccacttcttcatgcgctatctaatcattgtcggcctatgatgcttaccggtactagtgttgtactgatactactcttgctgcacttttgttgagtgcaaagtacgatccaggctccagttctacacctcgtggctgatacgcgaggttGACAtttttcagtcattcagggtgagctacttggtcacgTGTGGCCCttgaaggacctcctctatttatttctgtttttgtattcgacaaacaatatgtagccttcgggtattttcagacttctattccgtactatgttagcgctcttgtaccctttgaccagattttgggattgTCGTGACATtcctagttatgataagtatttaagacttgataatttattcttatttaattttccgcttatttaacttgttatcaGTAATgcggttcgcctactcggagggatagtataggtgccaccacgactcgcgaattgggcCGTAACATTTTAAGATATATTTGTAATTTTTTATTCTGTCAGTTTTAGATTTCTTTACTCTTCATCTCATCTTCATATTATTTGATTAGAGTAAAATTTTAGGGAAAAAAGATTTTTTATTTGTGAAATAAATATTTCAAGATATACAATGTATTCGATAACAAGTGCAATAGGCAATTCATGTATTAAAGTTATGCTCAGACATGCGCTCAAGATTATTTTACATTTATCTTTTTATCCAAGTAtgctaatgaaaaaaaaaacacaattcaTCTAAGCTCTACTTCTAATTAAATTATTATATTTATAATTTAATGAAATTATTAGTATTGTttataaccgcgcgaagcgcgggctACTTACTAGTTTTAAATGTAAAACATGATCCATAagattatattttataaaaaaagaccaataagttggtaaatatttttaacaattactctcaccagccatttaccaacctcattaacttcctCTAATCTTTGTTTATGTCTACCATTTGGGAGGATTAtgttaaagagtagttacattaccattcatgttaaattttaatttttgttgaactaaagtttgatcaattgatgttgtatttttttagaaaggcattctagtagcgtattaattttgttatgaactatgacttgttcatttggtaagattgttcaagaattgagaatgttttgataattttcacaacttgtggatttttatgtctataagagaaaatacaacttaagatatgcaaattacatgtccaaacatggtttcaaaccatgatttgaaatcatggtttcaaaccatgtccaaacggctccttaggtTGATGAGCCATGAGTACCATTGGATGTAATCTTTGAGAAAATGTTCATATAAACACATGAATTCAAGAGCTTCTTATCACTCAAATCCAACTGCGCCCATCAGCCAACAGTGAGTCAAGCAGAGGCGGATGTAGCCTTATAGCATCAAATTCATCTGAGCTCAGTATATGTAATGCAgagtataaattaatatataaaAATCTACTACATTTACTTAAATAGTAGGTCTAAGTCCATAATTTTAAAAATCTATCTATAagataaagttaggcatagacaatcTTATGTGATACCTCTTTATGGCTTCCattggcatttatcttttttctcctttttttttttttttttgaatttttcttgcatTTTTATGCATAATCTACTAACTAAATGACTTTAAAAAGCCTGACAAAATAAATGTTGCACTAAGTTTTGCACTTAAATCTCttgagtacaaaaaaaaaaaaatcaatatggTGAGTACATTTTACtatttgtttatgaattttacttTGTTAGTTTCTCTTTTATCCTCTTCTAAACAAGTATGAACTAAAATTATGTTCATTGAATTGAATTTTGTAGAAAGACAACCAGTATTGCTATGGGATCATGCATAACCCAACTaggaatctatatataatataaagctaggcatagacaaggtgatgtggcacctctctatggcctccattgatatttatcttttttctcctttttttgaatttttttatacATAATCTACTACCAAATTGGCTTAGAAAAGCCTCACAAAATAAATGTTGAAGCCCACGTATCAGAAATCACGTCAAATCTTAATGCTAATTAATTTTGTTTGCATTAAGCAGCTCCCTAATAAATGAGGAAGTCAAAAGACACAGTTTCACAAATATAGAAAAGACGCTATTAATTCTGGTCAAGGGATAATACATAAGAAAAGGAAAAGACACCAGTTCAAAAGATTTAATTGACATTGTTTCAAAATTTtaattaaggaaagagaaatgaCACCGTTTCAAAATTGTAATCTTAAAACCAAAAGAAACGTAATAAACATCTTTAACTGTTCAGTATaaagaggagtaattccattgcATGTGCAGATTTGCTTCTGCTCCGATGACTATTAGTTATTTATCCAATAGAATGTAACAATTAAGTTCACCAAAAATTTGATACAAGAGCTTCTGATGTTAAGGAGATTGAGAAAAGATATAACATTATGACACGGGATTCCTGTTGAAGCTCCCACTAGAGAAATTGCCATCAACTGATCTCAATCGCTTTGATTTCTACTTATTTCGCATAATAAGGTAATAACATGTGTTTCCTGTTagtttttttctctcttcttattttatttccttttggtcctcttttttctttttatcactttcttatatGGTTATTAAGGTACATAGAGAAAAAGAAAGCAGTTGGGAAACAAAATAATAATCTATTGATTGCTTGATCATTAGAATTGTAGTGTTGGGTAGAAGACTTTTGATTGCTTCAGTAACTGTTCACcgtatgtttttcatttcttctcTGCTTTTGATCATTAGAATGGGGAGATCATTTAATTAGGAGATGTAATTAAAGTGGGCAAATTCGGAACTTGTGttgccacttttttttttctctttatgtGATATATTTCTTCATGCTTTCTTTTATTTGAAATGAAGCTTTTGAAAAACTAAAATTATATTATCGAATTTTAGAAATCTAATATTACTATTGGAAAtgaaaatcttcttttatatctttttttaaggaaaatataataataaaattacAATTCATCTAGCCTTTATTCTCAtataatattttacaattgcaatTTCAACGATATTTGCAATTCTTTTTTGCATATACATGAAAAGTTTTATCTTATTTGTTTTTACAAAACTAATgcaccgcgcgaagcgcggatatatttcctagttataatATAACGGTAAGTTATGCTCTTTGCCTCTTTCTTACGATAGCAACTTATTGTGCTTCAATTCTAAAATGTTTGGAATCGGATTTATGAATGCTCACTATGCTATTTCATGTAAATCATCTAAAGAATTGTCTTAATGCTTCTATTAaaggtaaaaaaaaattgatgatcCTATATTATTATTAACGATTTCCTATTATTTGCTCCAACAACCAACTATATGTCTatcttttactttattttatcTTATATTATTCCTAAACTCGAATGGATTGTTTGTTGAAGTTAAACTTCTACCTCAAACTGAAAAGGAAAAATAGTAATTTAAATTAGTAAAATATCACACGTGGTACCTGAAAGTTTTTATTTCCTTCCTTTctaaaaaaactatataaaaatttCATTTTGTAGTTTTTATTTCTTCCTTCCCGTAAAAGTTACAtataagaaatataatttgtaaaTTCACTCATTGAATATGTCTTTTGCGTAGACAATTTCACTAGTATGTAACAAATTCAATACAAGAATGAACTCATCTAATTTGAATTATCAATCTGCATCTGTTGTAAACTATTTAAAGAGCAGGCATGAGCAGGTGAGCCCATTTTAGAAGAATAGTAGGCTCTCTGATAATTCTCCATTTTATAAGTGGGACCCTGCAATAATATAAACCTCTGATGAGGaattaaatgcataaaattgCCATTTGACCCCTTATCACGGCTTTCAAAATTCCAATAAATGACTTATAGTCCCACAAATTATTAATGCGATAATCATTTTGGAATTCATAAATATAAAGAGCTACCAATAAGTTTCAGAATTTGGAGCTTTAATTTGGGCATCAAAACTGCATAGTATCTATGGATCCAAAGGCTAAAGACATGTTTTTCAAAATGTCTCAAGTCAAAGAAATTCACtatagtctctctctctctctctctctctctctctctctctctctatatatatatatatatatatatatatatatatatatatatatatatcatcatcatcatcatcatcatattatattaaaagtgAAAAGATTCTAAGTCCAAAGTTGGATTACGAAAATGTCCATTAAAAATTAATGGACCATTTTACCCTACACAAAATTTCCTTCTACTAATGAATAATTAAAGCTCCAATGAAAAACCGGGTAAGTGGAAACAATTGTTTTATCTTCCATTCATTATGGTAGGCGGTTGTTGTGCAAatgttttaaaattttaaaatttctccGTTTCATATTTCTTTCATTTATTTGATCTTTTGAGCTTCCACCGTTAAAATTCTATATTCATGTATAGTCTTTTAATATTCTTTTTTATACTTTATAAAAGTAGAGTCAAGTCATGGCCCACATGTCCATTAGCTCGTCATTTACCAAATGACTTTAGACTAATTCTGCAGAAATCTCCCAACTTTAAGAGTGGGTACAATGGAAACACCCTTTTAATTCGTTGGTATACTTCCATGGACAGTGAGACATTGACTTATTGACTTCCAAGTCGTTCTAATTCTACCCGTATTTGACAAGTTGGAAATAAATTCCATTGACTCACAAGTCTTATTATAATGATTCTCTGCAGTATAAAACTCTGTCCTGCACAAGTTCTTCACAAACCAAAACCATCAACTGAATTCTTTTAGCCATGATGATGGTTCCcagaatattttctttccttcagTTTTTCACTCTCTTATATCTCTTCATAGTTACTTCTGCTTCCACTGAGGAAGCAACTGCTCTCGTCAAATGGAAAGCAACTCTCCTAAACCAGAATCATTCCTTATTGGCTTCTTGGACATTAAGTACTGATGCATGCAGGAATTGGTATGGAGTTAAATGCTTAAATGGTAGGGTAAACATGTTGAATATTACAAATGCTAGTGTCATTGGCACACTATGATTTTCCATTTTCATCAATCCCTTTTCTTGAATTTGTTGATCTTAGCATGAACCAACTCTCTGGTACCATCCCACCAGAAATTGGAAAGCTCACTAATCTTGTCTATCTTGACTTGTCGGTGAGCAATCTTTTTAGTGGCTCAATTCCAATTACTCTAGGTGACTTAACTGAGCTCAAAATTCCGTACCTTTATTCTAACTAACTTTCTGGCCCCATTCTTAATGAGATGGGGAATTTGAAAAACCTCACTGAGCTGGATTTATCAGATAATCAACTTACTGGTTCAATTCCAATTACTCTAGGTGACTTAACTGAGCTCAAAATTCTGTACCTTTATTCTAACCAACTTTCTGGCCCCATTCCTAATGAGATGGGGAATTTGAAAAACCTCACTGAGCTAGATTTATCAGATAATCAACTTACTggttcaattccaattacctTAGGTGACTTAACTGATCTCAAAATTCTGTACCTTTATTCTAACCAACTTTCTGGTCTCATTCCTAGTGAGTTGGGTAATTTTAAAAACCTCACCAAGTTGGAGTTATCCGAAAATCAACTTagtggttcaattccaattaTTCTAGGTGATTAAGTGAGCTCAAAATTCTGAAACTTTTCTCTAACCAACTTTCTGGTCTCATTCCTAGTGAGTTGGGGAATTTCAAAAACCTCACGAAGCTGGCATTAGACGAAAATCAACTTTCAGGCCATTTGCCAGACCAGCATTGCCAAAGGTGGGAAACTTGAGAAATTCACGGTGGCTAGCAACAAGCTAACAGGTCCAATACCAAGTAGCTTGAGGAAGTGCTCTAGTTTCAAAAGGGTTCGCTTTAATAACAACAGTTTCACTGGGAATTTATCTGAAGTTTTTGGCATCTATCCAGAGCTTTAGTTCATTGATTTGAGTGACAATGATTTTCATGGGGAACTCGACAACAATTGGAGGGAATGCAAGAATTTGACTAATCTGCGAGTAGCCAGAAATAACATTAGTGGTAGCATACCACCAGAGATTAGAAATGTCAAAGGGCTTCTTGGACTTGATCTTTCATCGAATCATTTGATTAGGTAGATTCCTAAGGAAATTGGAGATTTAACCTCTCTGGTTAAGTTTTTTGTGCAAAACAACAATATTTCTGGCAATATACCCGGGGAACTTGTGTCACTGACAAAATTAGAGTCCCTTGATCTATCAGGTAATAGATTGAATGGGTCGATCCCAATTGTTTTAGGAGATTATGTGCACTTGATTTTTTTGAACCTGAGCAACAACAAATTTGGGGAGAAAATTCCAATGGAGATAGGGAGGATAACTCAGCTTAATGCACTTGATTTGAGCCATAATCATCTTGTTGGAGAAATACCCCCTTATCTAGCCAATTTGAAGAGCTTGGTAAGCTTAAATTTTTCCCACAATGGCCTCTCTGGCCACATTCCTGAAGAACTTGAAAGTTTGACTGGTTTGCTAGATGTCGTGTTGTCATACAATGAGTTGGAAGGTCCAATCCCTAATAATAAAGCTTTTATCAATGCCTCCTTGGAGGGCAATAAAGGTCTTTGCGGCAATGTAACAGGACTCCAGCCTTGCGAAAGGCCATCTTCTGTGGTGAAGAAGCAGTCAGTGGCGAAGAGACATAAACTCATCCTCATCACTGTACTTCCTATTATGGGAGCACTAGTACTACTCTGTGCTTTCATTGGTGTTCTCTTTATGTGTgataaaagaaggaaagttagagACCTTGAAAGACGTGATGATGGTTGGATTTCGATATCCATGTTAGATGGAAAGGCATTGTACAGAGATATCTTAAACGCCACAGAGGAGTTTGATGCTACATTTTGCATCGGGCAAGGAGGGCATGGAAGCGTTTACAAGGTAAACCTTCCGTCATTAAGGAATATAGCTGTGAAGAGACTTCATTCTTCATTTGAGAATACACATCCCAAAAGCTTTATGAATGAAGTAAGGGCATTGATTGGGATTAAGCACCGGAACATCGTGAACCTCTACGGCTATTGTTCGAATGCACAAAACTCGTTGTTGGTTTACGAGTATGTGGAGAAGGGGAGTTTGTCTAGTATTTTGAGCAATGAAGTTGAGTCCAAGAAATTGGATTGGCTTAAAAGGGTGAATATCATCAAAGTTGTTGCTTATGCTTTATCTTACTTGCACCAGGATTGTTCACCATCGATTGTTCATCGAGACATATCAAGCAGTAACGTTTTGCTTGATTCTGAGTATGAAGCTCGTGTTTCAGATTTTGGCATAGCTAAGCTTCTCAAGCCAGACTCATCCAATTGCACTACACTTGCAGGCACGTATGGCTATGTTGCACCTGGTAAGGTCTAACTTTATTTATTATCCTTGTTTTGAAACTTCATGAACTATAGCCAAACACactctacattttttttttatctcatttACACGTTTAAATTGTTATAACTTTTGGAAATTGTATTGTTTCAGAGCTTGCATATACAATGAGCGTTACACAAATGTGTGATGTCTATAGCTTTTATCATCTTTAATAGGTTATCATCAATGAATCCACGTCCACCTACTCATGTAAGGCGAGCTATATAATCCCTGATATGTGAGGTGTCTTTGTATGAAAATGAATAAACTTTGAAACCAAGTGGTTGTGAAGTAATTTATTTTGATGATAGTATGATACGTTCCATGCCAAAATTATTACTGGGACTAGTATTGTTGTACTGTCAGGGTGCTTATCTAGTTTATTGTATTGAGTGTATAATGTAGAAGGTAATTTTTCCTTATGCTAAAAACTAATGAAAACAAGCTTCATGTTTGCTAAGTATTGATGTCATAGTGGGATTTCCTTGCATAATTCTTATAGCTCATGAAATATCTCAAACCCAAATACTTTAAGATATGATTAACACTGCAATGCTTGCCAAAAATGATAGTATATATTTTAAAGATGAAAGTACAGAGGATAATATATGAAACTAACATCTCAATAAACATGTATGCAGAGATGCCTCTTGTAAAATACTGGAGATATTTCACGTGAGTTAATAGATAAACTAATTTCTTTGAGTTTCGTCTGCACTTCCTAAATAAGTTTACAATCAGAGTTTTGCTAACTTGTATTCCTCTGGGAGCAAGGAAATATCAGAACAGGGGAATTTTGGTACTGTATAAAATTTCTTATGGGAAGGAATAATGGCTTCAAGCCAAGCGGCGACAAAGTCACTATTGTTTGTAACGATAAATTCGTCCTGCCATTATTTTTCTGTGTAAGGGGAGTTATCCAAATTAAATACTGCCTTAAATACAGTAAAACTACGTACCCAATTTTAGAGAATAGGATATCAGAAATCGGATATTAACCTTACACCATTCGTCCCGGATATTCCAATAGTAGGACCACTAAGCATGGTGAAGAGGTGGATATTTTTGTTGGGCTATATACTATTAAtcatgtgtttggatatagtatttattattgaatgattatttattcaatttttaaaaaatagttaaatagatcatgtactagtatgtgtatcctttacttatatagtagatgatttagcgtatagagtttagcttatacacagaagattaaatcatcggttcttataagtataaagtttatgttcacaatctaagatgaaaATTGGACAAATCTATCGGTATGATTATAGCGCAAGATTAAATATAATTTATCTTGATTATGGGAATGAGCTTATTCCAACTTCTTGTGCTAGTAAATTTTGTGTATATTaaacggaccaagtagagataagtgtttttgtactgaatatataaaacaacctctctagctcattaaatgtacttatactcttaatctttatatgattattatgatcaatgtgatttgttcattattttgatttattaaaaggtacgacccAATTGTGGGTCTATGTATTCTTGGTAAATTGAACAATGGCAAAATACATTTgcgaaataataattagttgatagaattcatgtctcgactttgagattgatgatacccctttatggatgcttataagttttcatgtgaaaacctagcaggtggattttgtatccatCACTTGAAATAAGTTAAGCGGAAGTATAAAGGAtttaattagtcaatgaattaaattgtcagtaatttaatttaattgattgataTCTGCAATCTTTACATAGggagttaaataagatttaatgaaagatttcGAAATTTAACTGAGGAGTGAAATTACGAATTTCtagtggaataattcgtaatttattatggtagaaTTAATTCAGATATTTCGAATTAATTTCTTAATAGGAAGCCTTGTAATTAAATTTCGTGGTCCCTGTTGTGCCCGAAAAGTAAAGAATTAAATGGAATCCCATTTCTTGGTAGAAAAGTAAGACCTAACATGTTTGGAAAAAGGCTGTAAATGTTGACGGAGCATCTAGCTCCGAGCAAATCGAGCTCCCAACCAAGTGAAGTACAGACCAAGATGACAATGAAGAAAACAATGAAATGAGGTCCTTTCTGACATAAATTGGTTGGGCTGTATTATTATGCACTTGGGCTGGTTTAGTTCAGTAAATGAACAAGCAACTGTTTAAGTGTTGGGCTGCCTGTTTGTGACAATTTATCTAGCCCAATTCTTGTGACATTAGATAGTATTTGATTAGGTTTAACTTCAGAGTTTTCTCTTATAGATAAGAGTTGTAAATATTAGAACTCTATGTTTTCACTAGGAGTCTATTTCTGTTTTGTAGAGTCTAGTTAGGAGTCTTCTTTTGAGCACTGAACGTGTATAGATTTCTCTATATAAGGCAGGCATGTATACATTGTAAAACACATAAAAATACAATCAGTACAAAGAAAGTTCCTTCCAAATTCCTTCTCTTCTTTTCAAATTATAAGTCTTCATCATGGTGGAAACAATTGAGACTTCCGGATCTAAGGCTTCCCAGATTGCATCCTCTAAAATGGTTGATGGTAGTCATCCTTACTTCCTCACCTCTTCAGATTCACCTGGGATGAACCTGATAAATATTAATTTTGATGGAACAAGTTATGGTAATTGGAAAAGGGGAGTCTTGATCTCACTTTCTGCAAAAAACAAGTTGGGATTCATCAATGGGGGATGTAAGAAACCAGCAGAAGACGCACTTTTGTTTGAGCAATGGAGAAGGTGTAATGACATGGTCTTGGCCTGGTTACTGAATTCTCTTAGCAAGGAGATATCAGAGAGTGTGATTTACTCTCAAACGGCTGAGGATATCTGGAATGAACTGGAGCAAAGGTATGGCCAGACAAATAGCA
Coding sequences:
- the LOC132629282 gene encoding MDIS1-interacting receptor like kinase 2-like, producing the protein MEIGRITQLNALDLSHNHLVGEIPPYLANLKSLVSLNFSHNGLSGHIPEELESLTGLLDVVLSYNELEGPIPNNKAFINASLEGNKGLCGNVTGLQPCERPSSVVKKQSVAKRHKLILITVLPIMGALVLLCAFIGVLFMCDKRRKVRDLERRDDGWISISMLDGKALYRDILNATEEFDATFCIGQGGHGSVYKVNLPSLRNIAVKRLHSSFENTHPKSFMNEVRALIGIKHRNIVNLYGYCSNAQNSLLVYEYVEKGSLSSILSNEVESKKLDWLKRVNIIKVVAYALSYLHQDCSPSIVHRDISSSNVLLDSEYEARVSDFGIAKLLKPDSSNCTTLAGTYGYVAPGKV